One Prodigiosinella aquatilis DNA window includes the following coding sequences:
- a CDS encoding DUF441 domain-containing protein, whose amino-acid sequence MANFDPTLLILLVLAALGIISHNMTVTLAMLALLTIRITPLNHYLPWVERYGLTLGILILTIGVMSPIASGKITASDVLHSFLNWKSLLAVFIGVLVSWLGGRGVSLMSNQPSVVAGLLVGTVMGVALFRGVPVGPLIAAGLLSLLIGKG is encoded by the coding sequence ATGGCCAATTTTGACCCGACGCTATTAATTCTACTGGTGTTGGCTGCACTGGGAATTATCAGTCATAACATGACTGTCACGCTGGCAATGCTGGCACTATTGACCATACGCATTACACCACTGAACCATTATTTACCCTGGGTGGAAAGATACGGGTTAACCCTGGGTATTCTGATATTAACTATCGGGGTGATGTCGCCTATTGCCAGCGGGAAAATTACCGCCAGTGATGTGTTGCACTCGTTTCTGAACTGGAAATCACTGCTGGCCGTATTTATCGGCGTTCTGGTGTCCTGGCTGGGGGGACGTGGCGTTTCCCTGATGAGTAACCAACCTTCGGTGGTCGCGGGGTTACTGGTGGGAACCGTTATGGGGGTGGCACTATTTCGCGGCGTCCCGGTGGGGCCGTTGATTGCTGCGGGGCTGCTCTCTTTATTAATTGGTAAAGGGTGA
- the hda gene encoding DnaA inactivator Hda: MLLNTPAQLSLPLYLPDDETFASFYAGENASLLAALHNALIQEHGSYIYFWSRQGGGRSHLLHAACAEFSRAGTAVGYVPLDKRAYFVPEVLDGMEQLALVCIDNINAIAGDASWEMAMFNLYNRIQEAGHTRLLITGDCPPRQLNLRLPDLASRLDWGQIYRLQPLSDEEKGEALKLRAKLRGFELPEDVSRFLLKRLDREMRTLFMTLDQLDHASITAQRKLTIPFVKEILGL; the protein is encoded by the coding sequence GTGCTTCTGAACACGCCGGCGCAGCTTTCATTGCCACTCTATTTACCTGATGACGAAACTTTTGCCAGTTTCTATGCGGGAGAAAATGCGTCTCTGCTGGCGGCTCTCCATAATGCCTTGATTCAAGAGCATGGCAGTTACATCTATTTCTGGTCTCGTCAGGGTGGGGGACGGAGTCATCTGCTGCATGCCGCCTGTGCCGAGTTTTCTCGTGCTGGTACGGCCGTCGGTTATGTGCCGCTTGATAAACGTGCTTATTTTGTGCCGGAAGTTCTGGATGGTATGGAGCAACTGGCCTTGGTTTGCATCGATAACATCAATGCCATTGCCGGTGATGCGTCTTGGGAGATGGCGATGTTCAATCTCTATAATCGCATTCAGGAGGCAGGCCATACCCGGTTGCTAATTACTGGAGACTGCCCACCTCGTCAACTCAACCTGCGACTGCCTGATCTGGCTTCCCGGCTGGACTGGGGGCAAATTTACCGTCTTCAGCCACTATCGGATGAAGAAAAAGGCGAGGCACTAAAACTGCGAGCTAAACTCCGTGGTTTTGAACTGCCGGAAGATGTCAGCCGTTTCCTGTTGAAACGGCTGGATCGGGAAATGCGCACCCTGTTTATGACGCTGGATCAGCTTGACCATGCTTCTATTACCGCCCAACGCAAACTGACGATTCCCTTTGTTAAAGAGATCCTTGGTCTGTAA
- a CDS encoding glycine cleavage system transcriptional repressor — protein sequence MPSQQEHYLVITALGTDRPGIVNAITRHVSSCGCNIEDSRLAMLGKEFTFIMLLSGSWNAITLIESTLPLKAAEMALLIVMKRTESQFRPPMPATVWVKVEVTDSPHIIERFTNLFDSYQMNIAELVSKTQPVEGNALPRLYIQITAHSPAVLAGSIIEPAFHQLCTELHAQGNISVVNYPQHEENDGE from the coding sequence TTGCCGAGCCAACAAGAACACTATCTGGTCATCACCGCACTGGGGACCGATCGCCCCGGAATCGTCAATGCGATTACCCGCCACGTCAGTAGTTGCGGCTGTAATATCGAAGATAGCCGTCTTGCCATGCTGGGCAAAGAGTTCACATTTATCATGTTGCTTTCCGGCAGTTGGAATGCCATTACGCTAATAGAATCCACCTTACCGCTCAAGGCTGCTGAAATGGCGCTGCTGATTGTGATGAAGCGCACCGAATCACAATTTCGCCCACCGATGCCTGCTACTGTATGGGTAAAAGTGGAAGTCACGGATTCACCCCATATTATTGAACGCTTTACCAATCTATTTGATTCTTACCAGATGAATATTGCAGAGTTGGTTTCTAAAACGCAGCCAGTAGAAGGGAATGCCCTCCCGCGGTTGTATATCCAGATTACCGCACACAGTCCTGCCGTACTGGCAGGCTCAATTATTGAGCCTGCCTTTCATCAGCTATGTACAGAACTGCACGCACAAGGCAATATTAGCGTCGTAAACTATCCGCAGCATGAAGAGAATGATGGAGAGTAG
- a CDS encoding phosphoribosylaminoimidazolesuccinocarboxamide synthase → MQKLAELYRGKAKTVYTTEDPDLLVLEFRNDTSALDGQRIEQFDRKGMVNNKFNYFIMTKLADAGIPTQMVSLLSDTEVLVKKLEMVPVECVVRNRAAGSLVKRLGVTEGEILNPPLFDLFLKNDAMHDPMVNESYCKTFGWVSEENLARMKELSYKANDVLSKLFDDAGLILVDFKLEFGLFNGEIVLGDEFSPDGSRLWDKATLNKMDKDRFRQSLGGLIEAYEEVAHRLGIKLD, encoded by the coding sequence ATGCAAAAGCTAGCTGAGTTGTATCGTGGAAAGGCGAAAACTGTCTACACCACCGAAGATCCTGATCTGCTGGTGCTGGAGTTTCGCAATGATACGTCAGCATTGGATGGTCAGCGCATTGAGCAGTTCGATCGTAAAGGTATGGTGAACAACAAGTTCAACTACTTCATTATGACCAAGCTGGCAGACGCAGGTATTCCAACTCAAATGGTAAGCCTGCTTTCTGATACCGAAGTGCTGGTAAAAAAACTGGAAATGGTGCCGGTGGAGTGTGTGGTCCGTAACCGTGCGGCAGGTTCTCTGGTGAAACGTTTGGGTGTTACCGAAGGTGAAATCCTTAATCCACCATTGTTTGATCTGTTCCTGAAAAACGATGCTATGCATGACCCGATGGTTAACGAGTCATACTGCAAAACATTCGGTTGGGTGAGTGAAGAAAATCTGGCCAGGATGAAGGAACTGAGCTACAAAGCCAATGACGTATTAAGCAAACTGTTCGACGATGCAGGGCTGATTCTGGTGGACTTTAAGCTGGAATTTGGTCTGTTCAACGGTGAAATTGTGCTGGGCGATGAGTTCTCTCCGGATGGTAGCCGTCTGTGGGATAAAGCGACGCTGAATAAAATGGATAAAGACCGTTTCCGTCAGAGTCTGGGTGGCCTTATTGAAGCATACGAAGAAGTCGCACACCGTCTTGGCATTAAATTAGACTGA
- the uraA gene encoding uracil permease yields the protein MTRRAIGVSERPPLLQTIPLSFQHLFAMFGATVLVPILFKINPATVLLFNGIGTLLYLFICKGKIPAYLGSSFAFISPVLLLLPLGYEVALGGFILCGLVFCLVALIVKKAGTGWLDVIFPPAAMGAIVTVIGLELAGVAAGMAGLLPADGVPVDSKAVTVSLITLAVTVLGSVLFRGFLAIIPILIGVLAGYALSFSMGMVDFSSISQAHWFALPTFYTPRFEWFAMLTILPASLVVIAEHVGHLVVTANIVKKDLLRDPGLHRSLFANGISTILSGFFGSTPNTTYGENIGVLAITKVYSTWVIGGAAVLAILLSCVGKLAAAIQAVPVPVMGGVSLLLYGVIGASGIRVLIESKVDYNKAQNLILTSVILIIGVSGAKVHLGAVELKGMALATVVGICLSLLFKVISLVRGEEEIIDSLDEEQPAQH from the coding sequence ATGACTCGTCGTGCCATCGGGGTAAGTGAACGACCACCATTGCTACAGACCATTCCACTGAGCTTTCAACACCTGTTTGCAATGTTTGGCGCTACCGTACTGGTACCGATCCTGTTCAAAATCAATCCTGCTACCGTATTGCTGTTCAATGGCATCGGAACGCTGCTTTACCTTTTTATCTGTAAAGGCAAAATTCCGGCTTACCTTGGTTCCAGTTTTGCGTTTATTTCACCGGTTTTACTACTGCTGCCTTTGGGATACGAAGTTGCACTGGGTGGTTTTATCTTGTGTGGACTGGTGTTTTGTCTGGTTGCGCTGATTGTGAAAAAGGCCGGAACGGGTTGGTTAGATGTCATTTTCCCACCAGCCGCAATGGGGGCGATTGTCACTGTTATTGGGCTGGAGTTGGCGGGAGTTGCGGCAGGAATGGCGGGACTGTTGCCTGCGGACGGTGTGCCGGTTGACAGTAAAGCCGTGACGGTTTCTCTGATTACGCTCGCAGTAACGGTACTGGGTTCTGTGCTGTTCCGGGGATTTCTGGCGATTATCCCGATTTTGATTGGTGTGTTGGCAGGCTACGCGCTGTCTTTTTCCATGGGGATGGTGGATTTTTCATCGATCAGCCAGGCACACTGGTTTGCATTACCTACATTTTACACCCCACGGTTTGAATGGTTTGCCATGTTGACCATCCTGCCTGCTTCGTTAGTGGTGATCGCCGAGCATGTGGGACATCTGGTGGTAACGGCCAATATCGTTAAAAAAGATTTGCTTCGTGACCCAGGGCTGCATCGTTCCCTGTTTGCCAACGGCATTTCCACTATCTTGTCTGGATTTTTCGGCTCTACTCCGAATACCACTTATGGCGAGAATATTGGCGTACTGGCTATTACCAAGGTCTACAGTACCTGGGTGATTGGCGGTGCAGCAGTGCTGGCCATTCTGCTCTCCTGTGTGGGTAAGCTTGCGGCTGCGATCCAAGCGGTACCTGTGCCGGTGATGGGTGGTGTGTCTTTGCTGCTGTATGGGGTTATCGGTGCTTCCGGTATTCGTGTGCTGATTGAATCCAAAGTGGACTATAACAAAGCACAGAACCTGATTCTCACGTCGGTAATTTTGATTATCGGTGTAAGTGGCGCCAAGGTGCATCTGGGCGCGGTTGAACTGAAAGGCATGGCGTTGGCAACGGTGGTGGGTATTTGCTTGAGTTTGCTGTTCAAGGTCATCAGTCTGGTTCGCGGTGAAGAAGAGATCATTGATTCATTAGACGAAGAGCAACCAGCTCAACACTAA
- the bamC gene encoding outer membrane protein assembly factor BamC has product MSSSLQKSMVAKVIGVSLVMLLAACSSDQRYKRQVSGDESYLKTPEHRALKVPAGMILPLQNGDYDIPSASQNGMVGKALDIRPPMQPLALLNGSRGHISGDTATLLLEKNAKNSQLWSQVTHIIQSRGFTIASRQDANQTLTTDWVTWKREDEDVAYQASYQITVQPQGYQLALVVKLLDLRQLNVAITDVIQRQRYASIMLNLLSNALEKQAQERADELANHSSTSLDVQSGADDSGLPLLVVRGTYAQVWDRLPKALENIDMKVTDRSKSQGSISITYKAPGSSTWDALGTKDPQLPKGDYKLQVGDLGNRSSLQFTDAKGHMLGQSQNDALVSVFQAAFNK; this is encoded by the coding sequence ATGAGTTCTTCATTGCAAAAGTCGATGGTGGCTAAGGTTATTGGCGTATCACTGGTGATGCTGCTGGCCGCCTGTTCCAGTGACCAGCGTTACAAGCGTCAGGTCAGCGGCGATGAGTCCTATCTGAAAACACCAGAACATCGGGCGTTAAAAGTGCCGGCAGGTATGATTCTTCCTCTGCAAAATGGTGACTATGATATTCCGTCGGCCAGCCAGAATGGTATGGTTGGTAAAGCGCTGGATATCCGTCCGCCAATGCAGCCATTGGCTTTGTTGAATGGTTCCCGTGGCCATATTAGCGGTGATACAGCTACGCTGTTACTGGAAAAAAATGCCAAGAACAGTCAGCTTTGGTCTCAGGTCACGCATATTATTCAATCCAGAGGATTCACCATTGCCAGCCGTCAGGATGCCAACCAGACGCTGACGACTGACTGGGTTACCTGGAAACGTGAAGATGAAGATGTCGCCTACCAGGCGAGTTATCAGATCACTGTGCAACCACAAGGCTATCAACTGGCGCTGGTGGTCAAGTTGCTGGATCTGCGACAGTTGAACGTTGCGATTACCGATGTTATCCAGAGGCAGCGCTACGCCAGCATAATGCTTAATCTGCTATCTAATGCGCTGGAGAAACAAGCCCAAGAGCGCGCAGATGAGCTTGCTAACCACAGTAGTACGTCACTGGATGTGCAGAGTGGTGCCGATGACTCTGGCTTGCCGTTGTTAGTGGTGCGTGGTACCTATGCCCAAGTCTGGGATCGCTTGCCAAAAGCACTGGAAAATATCGACATGAAGGTGACTGATCGCAGTAAATCTCAGGGATCGATCTCCATCACTTACAAAGCGCCGGGCAGTAGCACCTGGGATGCGTTGGGGACCAAAGATCCTCAACTGCCCAAAGGTGATTATAAACTGCAGGTTGGTGACCTTGGCAACCGCAGCAGCCTGCAATTTACCGACGCCAAAGGTCATATGCTAGGTCAGTCGCAAAACGATGCGCTGGTCTCGGTGTTCCAGGCGGCATTCAACAAGTAA
- the dapA gene encoding 4-hydroxy-tetrahydrodipicolinate synthase — translation MFTGSIVALVTPMDDKGAVDRASLKKLIDYHVASGTSAIVSVGTTGESATLSHDEHGDVVMLTLDLCDGRIPVIAGTGANATAEGISLTQRFNDTGVAGCLTVTPYYNKPTQEGLFQHFKAIAEHTDLPQILYNVPSRTGCDMLPETIARLSEIKNIVAVKEATGNLSRVSQIQVLVHEDFILLSGDDISSLDFMQLGGKGVISVTANIAAREMAELCALAAQGNFTEARRLNQRLMPLHQKLFVEPNPIPVKWACKALGLMATDTLRLPMTPLTETGRPVLELAMKQAGLL, via the coding sequence ATGTTTACGGGAAGTATTGTTGCTCTGGTTACGCCGATGGACGACAAAGGTGCTGTTGATCGTGCTAGCCTGAAAAAACTGATTGATTATCATGTCGCTAGCGGGACGTCAGCGATTGTTTCGGTAGGCACTACCGGTGAATCTGCCACATTAAGCCATGATGAACATGGCGATGTGGTGATGCTAACGCTGGATCTGTGTGATGGCCGTATCCCGGTTATTGCCGGAACTGGTGCCAATGCCACGGCGGAAGGAATTTCTCTGACTCAGCGGTTCAATGATACTGGGGTCGCGGGTTGTCTTACTGTAACGCCGTATTATAACAAACCGACGCAGGAAGGGTTGTTTCAGCACTTTAAAGCGATTGCCGAACATACTGATTTGCCACAGATTCTGTATAATGTACCTTCCCGTACCGGTTGCGATATGCTGCCGGAAACGATAGCCCGTTTGTCAGAAATTAAAAATATTGTGGCAGTTAAAGAAGCAACCGGGAACTTAAGCCGGGTAAGTCAGATCCAAGTGCTGGTTCATGAAGATTTTATTCTGCTGAGTGGTGATGACATCAGCAGTCTGGACTTTATGCAACTGGGTGGCAAAGGGGTTATTTCCGTGACGGCAAATATTGCTGCCCGTGAAATGGCTGAACTTTGTGCACTGGCGGCACAGGGGAATTTTACCGAAGCTCGCCGTCTGAATCAGCGTTTGATGCCACTGCATCAGAAACTGTTTGTTGAACCCAATCCTATTCCGGTGAAATGGGCCTGTAAGGCATTGGGATTAATGGCGACCGATACGCTTCGTCTGCCGATGACACCGTTGACTGAAACTGGTCGCCCGGTGTTGGAGCTCGCGATGAAGCAAGCCGGTTTGCTGTAA
- the bcp gene encoding thioredoxin-dependent thiol peroxidase: protein MNTLKAGDIAPKFSLPDQDGEQVNLTDFQGQRVLVYFYPKAMTPGCTVQACGLRDNMDELKKHDVEVLGISTDKPEKLSRFTEKELLNFTLLADENHEVSELFGVWGEKTFMGKTYDGIHRISFLIDTEGKIEKVFDDFKTSNHHDIILSYLNGV from the coding sequence ATGAACACACTGAAAGCCGGTGATATCGCACCGAAATTTAGCTTGCCTGACCAGGATGGCGAACAAGTTAATTTGACCGACTTCCAGGGACAGCGGGTCCTGGTGTATTTCTATCCCAAAGCCATGACACCAGGTTGCACCGTGCAAGCCTGTGGGCTGAGAGATAACATGGATGAGCTAAAAAAGCATGATGTTGAAGTATTAGGCATCAGTACGGACAAACCGGAAAAACTATCTCGTTTTACAGAAAAAGAGTTATTGAATTTCACCCTGCTTGCCGATGAAAATCACGAAGTTTCAGAGCTGTTTGGCGTATGGGGTGAAAAAACTTTTATGGGCAAAACCTATGACGGTATTCACCGCATCAGCTTTCTGATTGACACAGAAGGTAAAATTGAAAAAGTGTTTGATGATTTCAAAACCAGTAATCATCACGACATTATACTGAGCTATCTCAACGGCGTGTGA
- a CDS encoding M48 family metallopeptidase, which yields MSNRLGKTVIPILVGTLLASGAITAYATSQDLLPDIGTTAGSTLSINQELAMGDFYLRKLRAGAPLINDPLLLNYINQLGDRLVQSANSVRTPFHFFLVNNDEINAFAFFGGNVVIHSGLFRYVENESELASVLAHEISHVTQRHLARAMESQKSSAPLTWAGTFGSILLAMANPQLGMAALSGTLAGTQQGIISFTQANEQEADRIGIQVLQRAGFNPQAMPDFLQRLADMSRYATKPPEMLLTHPLPESRLADARNRANQMRVTPVHSSQDFLFARVRALGMYGSQDNPFNEVLLSRWAKGNIRQQQAARYGRAIQAYQAKKYDDAHNTLQPLLNKSPNNPWFLDLITDIDIGQQRAAQAISRLQKVPDVQDNPVLQINLANAYVEGHQAAAASKILRRYTYAHPNDPNGWDLLAQAYAAQGLNNEEMAAHAENLALDGELDQAINLLSSASSHSKLGSLEQARYDARIDQLRALQQRFRKYEKS from the coding sequence ATGTCTAACCGACTAGGAAAAACGGTCATTCCCATTCTGGTAGGAACACTGCTGGCAAGTGGAGCGATCACTGCATATGCCACATCCCAGGATTTGCTGCCGGATATTGGCACAACAGCCGGTAGTACGCTCAGCATCAACCAGGAACTGGCGATGGGGGACTTCTATTTGCGCAAACTACGTGCCGGCGCACCATTGATTAACGATCCGTTATTATTGAACTACATCAACCAGCTCGGTGATCGGCTGGTGCAATCCGCGAATTCCGTGCGCACACCTTTTCATTTTTTCCTGGTTAACAATGATGAAATCAACGCGTTCGCTTTTTTTGGCGGTAATGTTGTTATCCATTCTGGATTATTCCGTTACGTAGAAAATGAAAGTGAGCTGGCCTCGGTACTGGCGCATGAAATCTCTCACGTGACCCAACGCCATCTCGCCAGAGCGATGGAATCGCAAAAGAGTAGTGCGCCGCTCACCTGGGCGGGAACGTTCGGCTCAATCCTGCTGGCGATGGCCAACCCTCAGTTGGGAATGGCGGCGCTCAGCGGAACGTTAGCGGGTACCCAGCAGGGGATAATCAGCTTTACCCAGGCCAATGAGCAGGAAGCGGACCGCATCGGTATTCAGGTTCTGCAACGTGCCGGATTCAATCCACAGGCTATGCCGGATTTTCTGCAACGTCTGGCCGATATGTCGCGCTATGCCACTAAACCACCCGAAATGCTGTTAACACACCCATTACCAGAAAGTCGCCTAGCTGATGCCCGTAATCGGGCCAACCAAATGCGAGTCACCCCAGTACACTCTTCTCAGGATTTCCTGTTCGCCCGGGTCCGGGCATTGGGAATGTATGGCTCTCAAGACAATCCCTTCAATGAAGTACTGCTGAGTCGTTGGGCCAAAGGCAATATCCGGCAACAACAAGCCGCACGGTATGGGCGGGCCATCCAAGCCTATCAGGCGAAAAAATACGATGATGCCCACAATACGCTGCAACCACTGCTGAATAAATCGCCCAATAATCCGTGGTTTCTCGATCTGATTACCGACATTGATATCGGCCAGCAACGAGCAGCACAAGCGATATCCCGGCTACAGAAAGTTCCGGATGTACAGGATAATCCGGTATTACAGATCAACCTGGCCAATGCTTATGTGGAAGGTCACCAGGCAGCGGCAGCCAGTAAGATCCTGCGCCGTTATACTTATGCACATCCAAACGATCCCAACGGCTGGGATCTGCTGGCGCAAGCCTATGCTGCCCAGGGATTGAACAATGAGGAAATGGCAGCCCATGCAGAAAATCTGGCCCTTGACGGCGAACTTGATCAGGCGATCAATCTGCTCAGTAGCGCCAGTTCACACAGCAAGCTTGGCAGTCTGGAGCAGGCCCGCTACGATGCTCGTATTGATCAACTGCGGGCACTGCAACAACGGTTCCGTAAGTATGAAAAATCCTGA
- a CDS encoding GNAT family N-acetyltransferase yields MKSFIANGQLQRRYGLRRLLVISGDEDWSATQAYQLSHCLAGDWLWVSAHAPSAVTSVAPGRVRTLLGQEQFHAVFDARHGLDAEALAMLAGVLKAGSWLLLLVPAWDDWPERPDEDSLRWSEQPEPIITPHFIRHFRHQLLADEDTVIWRQGDDLHIRPLRSRSAWYPASGTPTCQQQRILARLQQPRHAVSVITAPRGRGKSTLAGMLTRCCGGECWVIAPSRAATDVLLHHSGDNVHFWAPDALLEYCRSHPLPVIDWLLVDEAAAIPAPVLHAILPFFPRILLTTTVLGYEGTGRGFLLKFCSALPDWQGFELTEPLRWAGDDPLERLLDRSMLFTAEGAVSETIIQADPVIDDESRDEWLAYPQRLAQCYGLLCSAHYRTSPLDLRRLMDAPGMHVASARHQDAIYGVIWSVDEGGLSASLAHEVWAGRRRPRGNLVAQSLAAHGGQWLAPILRSRRISRIAITAARRRHGIGRALVDFQQQAAQRQGLDYLSVSFGFQADLWAFWHSCGFTLVRIGSHIEASSGCYSAMALLPLSEAGQTLTEQASAQLARDWYWLRRSIPLMLDLPLDNATDLSEADWENLAGFAFAYRPPEACLASLSRLMTHTEQSILALRLWLVQGMSVEQCVQHLHLTGRKALIQCWRNETASVLRQLDSFAEQRWREWSIKSLT; encoded by the coding sequence ATGAAGAGCTTTATCGCCAACGGGCAGCTACAACGGCGTTATGGTCTTCGTCGCCTGCTGGTGATAAGCGGGGACGAGGACTGGAGTGCCACGCAGGCATACCAGCTCAGTCACTGTCTGGCGGGCGACTGGCTGTGGGTAAGTGCCCATGCACCTTCGGCGGTAACATCAGTTGCTCCTGGCCGGGTACGAACGCTACTGGGGCAAGAGCAATTTCATGCTGTATTTGATGCTCGTCACGGTCTTGATGCTGAGGCGTTGGCGATGCTGGCGGGGGTGCTCAAAGCCGGAAGTTGGTTACTTCTACTGGTGCCTGCATGGGATGATTGGCCGGAACGCCCGGATGAAGATAGCCTGCGCTGGAGCGAACAGCCAGAACCTATTATCACACCACACTTTATCCGTCATTTCCGGCATCAGCTGTTGGCGGATGAAGACACAGTGATATGGCGTCAAGGGGACGATTTGCACATCAGGCCGTTGCGCTCTCGTTCTGCTTGGTATCCTGCCAGTGGCACACCCACGTGTCAGCAGCAGCGGATTCTGGCGCGACTTCAGCAGCCCCGGCATGCAGTTTCCGTGATTACTGCGCCACGTGGTCGAGGGAAGTCTACGCTGGCGGGGATGTTGACTCGTTGTTGCGGTGGGGAATGCTGGGTTATCGCGCCGTCTCGTGCGGCAACGGATGTCTTGTTACATCATTCGGGAGATAACGTTCATTTCTGGGCACCGGATGCGTTGCTGGAGTATTGCCGCTCTCACCCTTTACCTGTTATTGACTGGTTACTTGTTGATGAAGCTGCCGCCATCCCTGCGCCGGTACTGCATGCTATCCTGCCATTTTTCCCCCGGATATTGCTGACCACAACGGTGCTAGGTTATGAAGGTACCGGACGCGGATTTTTACTGAAATTCTGTTCTGCATTACCCGACTGGCAAGGATTTGAATTAACTGAGCCACTGCGTTGGGCTGGTGACGATCCTCTGGAACGTCTGCTGGATCGATCGATGCTGTTTACCGCTGAAGGGGCTGTTTCTGAGACAATCATACAGGCCGATCCTGTCATTGATGATGAGAGCCGGGATGAGTGGTTGGCATATCCACAGCGATTGGCGCAGTGCTATGGCTTGTTATGCAGTGCCCATTACCGTACCTCGCCGCTGGATCTGCGCCGGTTAATGGATGCACCGGGTATGCATGTGGCTAGCGCCCGCCATCAGGATGCGATTTACGGTGTTATCTGGTCGGTGGATGAAGGTGGGCTTTCTGCGTCGTTGGCGCATGAGGTGTGGGCCGGACGTCGTCGGCCTCGTGGCAATCTGGTGGCTCAGTCTTTGGCAGCACATGGCGGACAGTGGCTGGCGCCGATACTGCGTTCGCGTCGGATTAGCCGTATTGCCATCACGGCGGCGCGCCGTCGACACGGGATAGGGCGTGCCCTGGTTGATTTTCAACAACAAGCGGCACAACGGCAAGGATTGGATTATCTGTCGGTAAGTTTTGGTTTTCAGGCCGATCTGTGGGCCTTTTGGCATTCTTGCGGATTTACGCTGGTGCGTATTGGCAGCCATATTGAGGCTAGCAGTGGTTGTTACAGTGCGATGGCGCTGCTTCCTCTGAGCGAGGCAGGGCAAACCTTGACCGAACAGGCAAGTGCGCAGCTGGCGCGTGACTGGTACTGGTTGCGCCGTTCAATCCCGTTGATGCTGGATTTACCGCTGGATAACGCTACTGACCTCAGCGAAGCTGACTGGGAAAATTTGGCGGGTTTTGCCTTTGCCTATCGGCCACCAGAGGCTTGTCTGGCATCGTTATCCCGTTTGATGACCCATACTGAACAATCCATCCTTGCTTTGCGGTTATGGCTGGTGCAGGGAATGTCTGTCGAGCAATGTGTTCAGCACCTGCACTTGACTGGCCGAAAAGCGTTGATACAGTGCTGGCGTAATGAAACTGCCAGCGTATTACGGCAATTGGACTCCTTTGCAGAACAACGCTGGCGGGAGTGGAGTATCAAATCATTAACCTGA
- the arsC gene encoding arsenate reductase (glutaredoxin) (This arsenate reductase requires both glutathione and glutaredoxin to convert arsenate to arsenite, after which the efflux transporter formed by ArsA and ArsB can extrude the arsenite from the cell, providing resistance.): MNSHVTIYHNPRCSKSRETLALLERHGIHPTVVLYLETPPDAATLAVLIKQLGFDSARELMRSKEDLYRQLNLADDTLTQAQLIQAMVENPKLIERPIVVVNDQARIGRPPESVLEII, from the coding sequence ATGAACAGTCACGTCACTATCTACCATAACCCGCGATGTTCCAAGAGCCGGGAAACGCTGGCATTACTGGAACGGCATGGTATTCACCCAACAGTGGTGCTTTATCTGGAAACTCCGCCTGATGCCGCGACCCTTGCGGTGCTGATCAAGCAACTTGGATTTGACAGCGCCCGCGAACTCATGCGCAGCAAAGAAGATCTCTACCGACAACTGAACCTGGCGGATGATACCCTCACGCAAGCCCAGTTGATTCAGGCGATGGTGGAAAATCCCAAACTCATTGAACGCCCGATAGTGGTCGTCAACGATCAGGCCCGCATCGGCCGGCCGCCGGAAAGTGTGCTGGAAATTATTTAA